The window TTGAAAGTGCAAACTTTGAGGCAAATGAGGGTAAAAATATTGCAGATAATATGATAAAAGGTTATGAAAGTTTAGCTTCAAAAATCTCTCAAACAAAAGAGATAATAAATAGTGTTACGATTTTTAGTAAAGAGCAAGAAATAGGAATTATTCAAATAAATGATACGATTTCAAAGATTGATTTTGCTACACAAAAAAATGCCAAAACGGCTTTAAATATAGATAATTTATCAAACGAAGTTTCGAAATTGTCTAATAAATTGCTTCAAATTACTTCACAGTCAAAAATCGATGATAAATATTATGAAATGGTTGAAAATATAGATTTAATAAAAGAGTTATCAACTTATAAAAATGATCATATAAATTTTAAAAAAAGATATTATAAGACATTAAATAATTTTACAAATATTGTTATTGATAATTCAGAATTTTGTAATATAGGTAAGTGGATGACATCTTGTGAAAATAATAATGAGATTTTTGCAAAAAATGAAAAATGGAAAGTTCTAAAACAAACTCATAAAGATGTTCATCAAAAAATGCAAGAATATATTACTCAAAATGCAAATAAAATTGAAAATAAAATACTTAGACAAATTGCAAGTCAAATAGAAGATGCAACTATGAAATTTTTCGATAGTTTAAATGATATTTTATATTTGGATTCAAAAAATAAAAAGTAATAAATACTTTTTATTGAACTATTTGATGAAGTTTTGAACACTGTCCTAAATATGGAGCTATTCCACACATATCATTCATAATGTCATTGAAACTATGAGCACGAGCATTGTAAACATATACAAAAATTTCATCACCTTTTTTCAAAAAGTTTTTCTTACCAAAATCAGTATAAGCTGTTGCACCTGCAGCGATTAAAATACCTTTTGCTTTGTGAGCATCTTTTAAAAATTGCCCAAGTTCTTCAAGTGGTCCACAATCTTCTTGACAATTTAAAATATCAATCATCCAATCTTTTAATTTATTAAAAAAATAACTGTATGATTTAACCGCACTTGTAGTTCCATAGTCATATACGATACCATCTCTTTTGATAAAAGAAGAGATATGATATTTACTTAAAATTCCTTTTTCACTAAAATCATCAATTTCTATAATATCTTGTGAAATTCCTTTTGTTTTTTCTCCCCAATTCTTTTTACAACTTAGTTTATTTCCATCTTGAACTCTAAGAGAACAATCATTAAATGCTGCAAAATATTTTGGAATAATATCAATTACTTTTTCATTTTCATATACAAAATCACAAATCAGAGCAACTTCAGCTTCAATTTGTAAGTTATCTTCTTCTCTACCATGAGTTAAAATAATTTCATCACATATTGGATATGTTCCTAAAAAACTATCGTGTCCTTTTATATAAAATGGGAACATTCCTTTTGGTGCATCTTTTTCTTTTGTTTCAATTACAGAGAATTCATCTGCTTCACCAGCTTCTCCTAAATGATTTGCGAAGTTTCCTGCAACTGCAAAACCTAAATAATCTTTTAAATCTTCTAATAAATTCATAATATTTCCTATAATTTTTTAAAACGAAAGGTAAAGTTGTAGCATAACATTAATTAAATCTATAATAAGTCAAAAAAGAAATATAAATTAATAACGTAAGGATTTTTTAAAAAAAGGAGTTTACAAAAGGTTAAAAACCTTTTGTAAAACAAAAATTAGATAGTTCTCCATTTTGCTGGTCCAGTTGTATGAATAGAGTTACCTTCTGTATCAACAGCAACAGTAACAGGCATATCAACTACATCAAATTCATAAATAGCTTCCATTCCAAGTTCTTCAAATGCCAAAGTTTTTGCACCTTTAATTGATTGAGAGATTAAATAAGCTGCTCCACCAGTTGCAATTAAATAAATAGATTTATACTCTTTTATTAAATCAATAGTTGGTTGTTTTCTTTCAGCTTTTCCAATCATTCCCATGATACCAATTTCCATCATATCTTTAGTAAATTTATCCATTCTTGTTGATGTTGTTGGTCCTGCAGGTCCTACTACTTCATCTCTTACAGGATCAACTGGTCCAACGTAGTAAATAAATCTGTCTTTTAAATCAACACCATTTGGAAGTGGTTTTCCTGCATTTTTGTATTCAACAATTTTTTTATGAGCTGCATCACGTGCAGTTAAAATTTTTCCTGAAAGTAATAAAGTATCACCTGATTTAAACTCTTGTAATTTTTCTTTTGTTAAATCTGCAATATTTACTCTTTTAATAGTATCCATTGGTAATTCAATATCTGGCCATAAATCTAAAGATGGGTTTTTAAATATTGCAGGTCCATCACCTTTTAATTTAAAGTGAATATGTCTTGTTGCTGCACAGTTTGGAATCATAGCAACTGGAAGTGAAGCTGCGTGACATGGATAATCTAAGATTTTAACATCTAAAACAGTTGTTAACCCCCCTAAACCTTGTGCACCAATTCCAACTTTATTGATATCTTCATAAAGTTTTAATCTTAATTCTTCTAAAGCATTTTGAGGACCTCTTGCTTTTAATTCATGAATATCAACATGCCCCATTAAAGACTCTTTTGCTAAAAGCATTGCTTTTTCTGGATTTCCACCAATTCCAATACCTAAAATCCCTGGAGGACACCATCCTGCACCCATTTGTCTAACATTATCCATAACCCAATCATAAATTGAATCACTTGGATTTAATACAGCAAATTTAGATTTATTTTCACTTCCTCCACCTTTTGCAGCAACTGTAATATCTAATTCATCAGAATTATCAGTTGTTATATGAATAACTGCTGGAGTATTGTTTTTTGTATTTGTTCTTTTTCCTGCTGGATCTGCAACTACAGAGTATCTTAAAGTATTATCAGGATCTGTATAACCTTTAGCAACACCTGCATTTAAAATGTCTTCTAAGTTTCTTGAAATATCTAAATTAGCTTTTAAACCAATTCTTATAAAAATATTTACACTTCCTGTATCTTGGCAAAGGGGTCTATGACCCATAGCACACATTTTTGAATTTATTAAAATTTGCCCAATAGCATTTTTAGCTGATTCAGATTGCTCTTTTTCATACGCTTCAACCATTCCTTTTACGAAATCTTCTGGATGGTAAAACGAAATATATTGACAGGCAGATGCAACTGAATCTATAATATCTTGTTCTGTGATTTTTTTACTCATAAATTTTCCTTTTTTTGTTTAGAAATTGGATTATTATACCAATGCACTTATGAAAATACTCTTTTTTTTTATTCCAAAAAAGAGAATATTTAGAAAAAGTGTTTAGTTTTGATATATCAAAAATTTTATCTAGAAATAGTATGTTAAGAAAAGAAACAAAAGCCCTAAAGGGGCTAATGTTTAAAATATTAAGCAAAGAATCTTTTTTCAGTTTCTTCCATTAATTTAGCACCAGAGAATTTAGCTCTTTGTACTAATTCCCAAAAGTATCTATAAGTTGCTCTATCATGTAATTCACCATCGTATTGGATTGGTCCCCACTCAGCATCTTGTGCTTTAATTAAGATATTTTGAGCAGCTTCAAGTTCTGTAAAGTCTGGTTTCATTGCATCAACAATAGCTTGTACTTGTGTTGGGTAAATTGACCACATTCTCATAAATCCGAACTCATTTCTTGCTCTTTCTGCATCTTTATAAGTTTGGTATGGATTTTTTAAATCTAAAGTAACGTTATGTGCAGGAATAACTTTATTTTGAATAGCAGCTTGTGCAACTCTAGCTTTTGCAGCACCAATTAATCTGTGATCAAATTGACCTGGACTTCTCATATTAATAGCTGGAATTGCTCCTTGGTATCCTGAAACGAAGTCCATTAATCCAAAATCTAAAACTTGTAACCAAGGTAATGTAGCAATTTTTTCTACATCTTGTAATGCACCATGAGTTTCAATTAATACGTGAATTGGAATTTCTCTTTTAATTCCAGCTTTTTTTGCAACTGCTTGAATATACTCAATTTGAGTTTTTGCATCTTCATAACAAGTTGATTTTGGTAAAGTGATATATGCTAATTTTTCACCAGCACCAGGAACTAAAATATCAATGTCTTGTCTCCAATCTGGGTGTGAATGGTCGTGAATTCTAGTTCCAGCCATTGCATATGGATTTTCAGCAGAATTAACAACTCTTACAATCATATTAGCATGTTCAACTTCTTTACCAGTTTCAGCACCATCTTCGCAGTCACAAGTAATATCAAAAACTGGACCTAATTTTTTTTGCATTTCAAAACCTTTTAGGATTAGCTTTTCGCTTCCTGCAAAGTGTTCACAAGTTGGGATGATTGGTAAAGATTTACCATTTTCAAATAAAGCTTCGCTTGGGTGTGTCATATTTTTCTCCTTAAAATTTGGTTCCCAATTTTAAAGGAACCTTCATATTGAATGACTACTTTTTATCATAATTTATAAAAGTAGCAAAATCCTAAAGGAAGCGACGAGTCGCTTCTTTTCATATTAACCTATTTTTTTGTAACTTTTTTTGGGATTACAATAGTGTAATCTAAATCAAGTACTACATTTGGTAGATACTTACCATCTTCACCTTTTGGAGTTGGAGTCTCTTTTGGAGTTTGATTTTTTAATCCAGTAGTTCTTACCCTTAATAGTCCAATATCTTCTCTATTTACTTCAATTTTTTCTAAAATTTCAGTATATGCATAAATAGTATCACCAGCATACGTAGGATTAGCATGAGCTCCACTATTTATAGCACATACCCATTGTGCATTTTGTAAACCATTAAATGAAATAGCTCTTGCCATTGAAATAATGATTCCACCATACATTAGTCTTTGACCCATTGGTGTACTTTTCATCATATGGTCATTGAAATGTACTTTTGCATTGTTTTGGTATAACTTAGTTGCAAGTGTATGATCACTATTATCAACAGTTATCCCTTCAGGATGGTCAAGTCTTTCAGCTATTTCATAATCTTCAAAGAAATATTTTCCACCAGTTGAATCTGTATCAACACATTTAATAGTAGGAATATTAATTTGTGAAATTGGTGTTGTTCTTGCAAAAGTTGGAACTTCATTTACTCCACTCAAATTTGTGTGGTCTTTTTTATGAACCATTACCCATCTTTTAAAATCAAGTACAACAGCACCATTTTGATTTACACCAATAGAGTGAACATAAACAACTCCACTTTTACCATTTGAATTCTCTTTTAATCCAATAACAGTTG of the Arcobacter lacus genome contains:
- a CDS encoding fumarate hydratase, which encodes MSKKITEQDIIDSVASACQYISFYHPEDFVKGMVEAYEKEQSESAKNAIGQILINSKMCAMGHRPLCQDTGSVNIFIRIGLKANLDISRNLEDILNAGVAKGYTDPDNTLRYSVVADPAGKRTNTKNNTPAVIHITTDNSDELDITVAAKGGGSENKSKFAVLNPSDSIYDWVMDNVRQMGAGWCPPGILGIGIGGNPEKAMLLAKESLMGHVDIHELKARGPQNALEELRLKLYEDINKVGIGAQGLGGLTTVLDVKILDYPCHAASLPVAMIPNCAATRHIHFKLKGDGPAIFKNPSLDLWPDIELPMDTIKRVNIADLTKEKLQEFKSGDTLLLSGKILTARDAAHKKIVEYKNAGKPLPNGVDLKDRFIYYVGPVDPVRDEVVGPAGPTTSTRMDKFTKDMMEIGIMGMIGKAERKQPTIDLIKEYKSIYLIATGGAAYLISQSIKGAKTLAFEELGMEAIYEFDVVDMPVTVAVDTEGNSIHTTGPAKWRTI
- a CDS encoding DUF5718 family protein; protein product: MNLLEDLKDYLGFAVAGNFANHLGEAGEADEFSVIETKEKDAPKGMFPFYIKGHDSFLGTYPICDEIILTHGREEDNLQIEAEVALICDFVYENEKVIDIIPKYFAAFNDCSLRVQDGNKLSCKKNWGEKTKGISQDIIEIDDFSEKGILSKYHISSFIKRDGIVYDYGTTSAVKSYSYFFNKLKDWMIDILNCQEDCGPLEELGQFLKDAHKAKGILIAAGATAYTDFGKKNFLKKGDEIFVYVYNARAHSFNDIMNDMCGIAPYLGQCSKLHQIVQ
- a CDS encoding HpcH/HpaI aldolase/citrate lyase family protein, with protein sequence MTHPSEALFENGKSLPIIPTCEHFAGSEKLILKGFEMQKKLGPVFDITCDCEDGAETGKEVEHANMIVRVVNSAENPYAMAGTRIHDHSHPDWRQDIDILVPGAGEKLAYITLPKSTCYEDAKTQIEYIQAVAKKAGIKREIPIHVLIETHGALQDVEKIATLPWLQVLDFGLMDFVSGYQGAIPAINMRSPGQFDHRLIGAAKARVAQAAIQNKVIPAHNVTLDLKNPYQTYKDAERARNEFGFMRMWSIYPTQVQAIVDAMKPDFTELEAAQNILIKAQDAEWGPIQYDGELHDRATYRYFWELVQRAKFSGAKLMEETEKRFFA
- a CDS encoding MaoC family dehydratase, with the translated sequence MSKINMGNFFEDFSIGQKIVHPLPRTISEGDVSLYIAFTGSRFALHSSDLVAKEMGYEKRPLDDILMFHLTFGKSVQDISLNAIANLGYAEMAFPNPVYVGDTVSMTSTVIGLKENSNGKSGVVYVHSIGVNQNGAVVLDFKRWVMVHKKDHTNLSGVNEVPTFARTTPISQINIPTIKCVDTDSTGGKYFFEDYEIAERLDHPEGITVDNSDHTLATKLYQNNAKVHFNDHMMKSTPMGQRLMYGGIIISMARAISFNGLQNAQWVCAINSGAHANPTYAGDTIYAYTEILEKIEVNREDIGLLRVRTTGLKNQTPKETPTPKGEDGKYLPNVVLDLDYTIVIPKKVTKK